aataagatatTATTGTGTATCCATATATCCTTTCCTTCAAcagataaaaattaatatatcctTAATGGAATTATTGTTCAATACCTATATTTGTTAAATCTTTAATGAAAATTTCCATTTTGGAGAAAGTTGCTAGAGATGCAGACTGACCTTTCAGTCAAGATTTACTTTGAAACAAATTCTGTGAAAGTGATACCTTTAACAAAGCTTGTTATATGAAATTTGTGAAGTAAGTtcataataatgtaatgaaaagTAATTTGCAATTATGTCTAAAGGATTGCCTCTCTAAGCCCAGTTCATAGTGCAGCCACTTGTATCTACATTATATTGCTCTCTCTATGCTACTAATTTATGAAATAATATCTCTCAGTACACTAACTACTAATGAGTGTTATAGGCTGCATTTTCTTGATATTAACTTTTAAAtgtgtcattttattttctcatattttcatatatcttgAGTAGAAGCACATAATCACctaggagtcaattactaggcctaATTGACCTCAGCTGGTTACCCAAATCCATGAAATCTTGAgatagtatttatttattattaccattacaaatattatcatcactattatcatcattatcataaggataatgttaTTAGATATAATAGCTGGTTATAAATTCAGTTCTTTGCAAAAAATAAAGTATAGGGCAGACTGGTAAGATGTGCCTTTTAATTGACTCCATGTAGAACCACAAACAAAACTGACAAACTAAAACCCTACAGTTAACAAAGGGTATATACATGCCAACCAAGAATCAATAGGTTGCGAAAAGGGTCTCAACAGTTCATTTATTAGGATGATGAACTTGAAACCTCATGTAAATATTGTAAGAATCCTTTATTTTACattaagaaaggggaaaattaaaAGAATTTTGCACATTAGACAAAATGTTTATTAATAGTTGAAAGTATAATCAATATGCTTTATAATTCTATATAGCTATAATTAATCATCATACATTTGCAATTAAAACTATGTATGGAACTTTAGTAACAAATCAGAGTTAAAAGATACTGGACTCTACTACACTGATACACTAATTAAGGAGCATGCCATCATGATGTAGAGGAATGATACATCAAAGGATATTGACTGTTTTTGGCTGTTTCTTGGTACAGTGTAGTTTTTCAAACCTTCATATATCGTTCtgcaatagaaaagaaagaagaccaAGTTACAAACTTattccaattttctttctttttttctcatcctttttccaactttgtttcttttttcttttctttttttattcaatggTCAAGCTAAAAGAGGTAAAGAATTCTTACGTCATCATGGGGTTGATCCCTAAGCCACACCAGCCTTTgaaatcatcatcgtcaatagCCCAGTTCATAGCCCCAAGGTAGCCATTCTCTCGAATATAGTCCACCTTGATCTTTAGGCTCTCGGGGTCTTCGTACCCAATCCACTGGTCTCCTTGAGAAAAGGGCGATTTTTTAATACATATTGAGTCACAGCAGTGCATTTTATAGTGTGAAAGtatgattgtattattaatatttaaccATTAGTTTTTGTAAAGTTACAGGCTATTTGGGGAAATTTTGCATGTAATCTGTAAATATAATGGAAAGTGTACATTTCTTCAAATTTATATACTTGTGCTTAATGATAACTGTGAATAGCATTCCCTGTGCTGAGtgaaatagcagaaaaaaaagagaaagaaaagtaaaagtaattgaaatttataatgttttttaagtaAAGCTTGAGGACTGTTCCAAGTGTttaataagatataaaataataacaagaaaatgttTACATTAAACACACTTATAACTGCATGTACAAGAATGTATAGAAGTGTTCACACATCTTTTGCCTTAGTGATATTATTCATGTAGATTAATGTACACAGTACTGTAAAGCATGGCTTCTAAAGGACAAGAAATTATCTTACCTTTGTATGTATAAGGAACTAAACCTTCATTATCCCATTCTCTTGTCCACTCAGGGTCATTCATCAAGGTTGTACAGATCTAGTGTAAAAATGTGATTAAGTGTCATGCTTACATTGCTCATACAAATGAGTATTAGGATCAAGGCACAAGATTTATACTGGTATATTTCAAGGTAATCATATCTAGCTCCAATTTGcactataattataaaataaatgtcTGTGACTTACCTAGCCTCTCTTCAGCCTAGCATAAACTGGCGGATAGAAGCAGTTTACAAGTACGACTTGCATGATATTGCTAATTGACAGCATGAATACATGTCTCTAATTATTGATTAAGATATGACAAATAAGCGAAAAAATTGGTGTACCAATGTCAGTCCATGAGAAGGCTATGCTCATTCAACAGTTTCTCTGATAATCAGATTATAAAAGCTTCCTACCTCAAAGTATACCAGTACAGTAGGATCTCCTAATATAGGACCTGGATTCCCAGCCCCAGTGATCGGGGCATGGAGTCCATGTAGAGAAGGATCAGATAGTGTGAAGCTTCGTCCATAGAAGGGCACTCCTAGCACCAGCTTGTCTCGTGGGCATCCAAATTCCTCCCAAAGAAGTGATCCGTCATTCTGCTCGTAAAAGATGGGACTTCAGTTTACAATTTGTAGTGCTTAGGTGATGTGGAATATCAAAATGTGATCCAAACTGTTTTGTTATCTAATGATGAGAAAAGGTACTTGTGATGTTGGTCAACACACCAAGTTTATTTCCTCGAGAATACCAAAGTCAATGTCAGGTCTTCGATAGAGCATTGAATGCACGTCGGCGAAGTCATTCCACACTCCTCGCAGATCGTAGCCCATAAGGTGCACTGCATCAACTGCTCTGAAGTAATGCATTTATTCATGTTCATTTAACCATAAAAGAATATATTTCTTGATTTCATTATGCGCCCGCCCATTATAAAGACACAATCTTGGTACCTACATTAAAATCTTGGGAAAGACTATCACAGTACATCACTCCGGGATGTACATTTCATTAAAGGCGTCAAATGAagactatttttattaattttgatcaTTGTCGCCGCTGTTAGCTGTACCTGCACAGTTCTGGGACGCTGTATCCATCTTGCAATCTATATCTCACGATAGGAACTGCCATGGTCAGCTCCAGGCCTTGGCTCTCCGCATCCAGGGCCGCCCGTAATTCGTCCATCTAATTAGAGCATGCGGCATCATTGGCCAGGTAGCATTACGCTATTTAGAGGTATtgtcttaaaaataataataataa
This genomic stretch from Penaeus chinensis breed Huanghai No. 1 chromosome 8, ASM1920278v2, whole genome shotgun sequence harbors:
- the LOC125028208 gene encoding endochitinase-like; protein product: MANRHWMAAGLWLLLIVTCGSLQQILASNSEPEIVSGKPARRVCYYQSATVYRPGGASYRIEDIPGDLCSHIIYAFADLSNITWEVMPSIPSFDIDARGYERFVGLKESYPGLTATLGVGGGGAGVAGIFSQMASVKEQRDIFVRSVIDLVKTYKFDGVDVDWEYPDTPDDKEHFRLLMDELRAALDAESQGLELTMAVPIVRYRLQDGYSVPELCRAVDAVHLMGYDLRGVWNDFADVHSMLYRRPDIDFGILEEINLNDGSLLWEEFGCPRDKLVLGVPFYGRSFTLSDPSLHGLHAPITGAGNPGPILGDPTVLVYFEICTTLMNDPEWTREWDNEGLVPYTYKGDQWIGYEDPESLKIKVDYIRENGYLGAMNWAIDDDDFKGWCGLGINPMMTTIYEGLKNYTVPRNSQKQSISFDVSFLYIMMACSLISVSV